One segment of Bradyrhizobium sp. CB2312 DNA contains the following:
- a CDS encoding cyclic nucleotide-binding domain-containing protein has protein sequence MNSSADLSTILNRILDAAADNLRIAKILVQMGLDPNNITYDALFNRLFEIVLANITLANMFALVGAIFFVATLLMQRMVPLRVANMVGCTFFTISGALSGSVATFLLYLLLLPVNAVRLRQLLKLVKKARNATQGDRSMEWLKPFMTERRYRRGDRLFRKGDPATEMFLTVTGKFLVKEIGVELPPGCFMGELGFLTPNNRRTGTIECIEDGQVLTITYERLLEIYFQSDQQFGYYILVLISQRLLENNQRLQENISRLESTLAQEKAARQAAAARGTA, from the coding sequence ATGAATTCCAGTGCAGATCTTTCGACAATTCTAAACCGCATCCTTGATGCGGCCGCGGATAATCTCAGGATCGCAAAGATTCTCGTTCAAATGGGACTTGATCCCAACAACATCACCTACGACGCACTGTTTAATCGGCTGTTTGAAATTGTGTTGGCCAATATCACGCTCGCCAACATGTTCGCCTTGGTTGGCGCCATCTTCTTTGTCGCTACCTTGCTGATGCAGAGAATGGTGCCGCTGCGGGTCGCGAATATGGTTGGCTGTACATTCTTCACAATTTCCGGCGCGCTTTCCGGAAGTGTCGCCACCTTTCTGCTTTATCTGCTGCTGTTGCCAGTCAATGCCGTTCGCCTCCGTCAACTGCTCAAGCTCGTTAAGAAGGCACGTAACGCGACGCAGGGTGACAGGTCGATGGAATGGCTCAAACCATTCATGACCGAACGTAGATATCGCCGGGGCGACAGACTATTCAGGAAGGGTGATCCCGCTACGGAAATGTTCCTCACCGTCACCGGGAAGTTTCTCGTCAAAGAAATCGGCGTCGAGCTTCCGCCGGGGTGTTTCATGGGAGAACTTGGCTTCCTTACGCCCAATAACCGGCGAACCGGAACGATCGAGTGCATAGAAGACGGCCAAGTCCTGACCATAACTTATGAAAGGTTACTTGAAATCTATTTTCAAAGTGATCAGCAATTCGGCTACTATATCCTCGTCCTGATCAGCCAGCGTCTCCTGGAAAACAACCAGCGCCTCCAGGAAAACATCTCGCGGCTGGAATCAACTCTCGCACAAGAGAAAGCGGCGCGACAGGCGGCAGCCGCGCGTGGCACAGCTTGA
- a CDS encoding MaoC/PaaZ C-terminal domain-containing protein, which yields MTRIYFEDAEIGTARKAGPYLVSKEEIIQFAKQYDPIPRHIDEEAAARSIFGGLTASSAHTFAVFISLTPKLQPRPLHVLAGMGWDELRLPNPVRPGDELSLEATILEKLESKSKPDRGIVRNQIRLCNQRNEIALQCIGTILVARRPDAKASA from the coding sequence ATGACCCGTATATATTTCGAAGATGCCGAAATTGGTACCGCCAGAAAGGCGGGTCCTTATTTGGTCTCGAAGGAAGAGATTATTCAGTTCGCCAAGCAATACGATCCGATACCGCGCCACATCGATGAGGAGGCAGCAGCACGTTCGATTTTTGGTGGATTGACCGCATCGAGCGCCCACACGTTTGCAGTCTTCATCTCGCTCACGCCCAAGCTCCAGCCTCGGCCTCTCCATGTCCTCGCCGGAATGGGCTGGGATGAGCTGAGGTTGCCGAACCCGGTACGCCCAGGAGATGAACTTAGTCTCGAAGCGACTATCCTGGAGAAGCTGGAATCAAAATCGAAACCTGATCGCGGTATCGTGCGCAATCAAATCCGATTATGTAATCAAAGAAACGAAATCGCCTTGCAATGCATCGGCACCATCCTCGTTGCAAGGCGACCGGACGCGAAAGCATCGGCGTAA
- a CDS encoding adenylate/guanylate cyclase domain-containing protein: protein MSSEPKPDRLGGLQRTQGPPNVENEAPHAERRQLTVTFIDIVGSTPLSERIDPEEFFAIIRNYRDICDEQIRRYGGHIARMIGDGLLAFFGVPQAHENDPERAVRASLAIAAAIKEHKFLLSDGSFVRLGVRIGVNTGVVVVGSVPGEPPDRREVFGSTAHVAARLQGLASENGIVVGSSTYDLTRRTFSYAPLGRQALKGVEEPVEAWRAEALGSNESRFDRARRSPLAPMINRTSESALLAEMWQQTLAGSGQVGVISGEPGIGKSRLIRQFRSSLGASPRDVLSLQCSPFHINTPLAPEIERLMRATGIHETDNAELALAKLQSLLASTVTDLKQALRYYGAVLSIPACAGYEPADFGSPLERERAFQVFVDALVAASRKQPILGIVEDVQWMDPTTIELLLRVMARCPGERIMVLITHRDDYKADWLSSTAIRRVPLRKLAAHECEQMVAAVAGSDFVPRQITSQIVERTDGVPLFVEEFTRAVVDAGAVPPAAESPVPKLPEPLVPSSIHDSLMERLDRLGPAKRVAQIASVFGRRFDYEGIFNVFPDKSQTLPQALRALERAGIVYRSKEPQGEVFTFKHAMIQEVAYSSLLMEERRELHARVASWLLQEASIEESGQPAVLGYHYARAGNIPEAIEAWLQAGKSALRRSATKEAVAHLREGLSLISKMPASPRRFEAEIGLQSNLAMAYTANAGWSDPNVYGPYSRALELCASHGTIREKATVLWGSTIAKLVNCELAKGLEHAENFVRRAEEWRNDEAALMAYTAAVIANFFLGRLRQASELAALVSARYNPREHGKLVQIYQHDPLIVSLVYSGHIEWLLGRPGRARECCVTARQLANEIGHPFMVAFASILGVADHWYEGDLAENLASVKRGLKVADEYGYPMYRVIGPLWATAALAARGPAPDVLEQLCGLLDKLPAENRCIQMPLYRILLATEFGRIGQMGRARNFAASAEALVKQTGERWAAPEIYRIHGSLLCRDPSRDDRAAMRLFKRSLASARKLGAVGWELRTAISIARLVSAGESASGRTEARDLLISTRAKFASAETSRDLREADDLVRVLN from the coding sequence ATGAGCAGCGAGCCGAAGCCCGATCGTTTGGGCGGACTTCAGCGGACACAGGGGCCGCCGAATGTCGAGAATGAGGCTCCGCATGCCGAACGCCGCCAGCTCACCGTGACATTTATCGATATCGTCGGTTCGACACCCCTGAGCGAGCGGATCGATCCCGAGGAGTTCTTCGCGATTATCAGAAATTACCGCGATATCTGCGACGAGCAGATTCGCCGCTACGGCGGTCATATCGCCAGAATGATTGGTGACGGGTTACTCGCATTCTTTGGCGTCCCGCAAGCCCATGAAAATGATCCTGAGCGCGCGGTCCGCGCCTCTCTGGCGATTGCCGCGGCGATCAAGGAACACAAGTTTCTGCTGTCGGACGGCAGCTTCGTTCGCCTGGGCGTGCGCATCGGGGTCAACACCGGGGTCGTCGTCGTCGGCAGCGTGCCCGGCGAGCCCCCCGATCGACGGGAAGTGTTCGGCAGTACGGCGCATGTCGCTGCCCGCCTCCAAGGACTCGCGAGTGAGAACGGTATCGTAGTCGGCTCGAGCACTTACGATCTGACCCGCAGAACCTTCAGCTATGCGCCGCTTGGCCGACAAGCTCTCAAGGGCGTGGAGGAGCCGGTCGAGGCTTGGCGTGCAGAGGCGCTTGGGTCAAACGAAAGCAGGTTCGACCGCGCGCGGAGGTCGCCTCTTGCCCCGATGATAAACCGAACCAGCGAAAGTGCGTTACTTGCCGAGATGTGGCAGCAGACTCTCGCCGGCTCGGGGCAAGTTGGCGTCATTTCCGGCGAGCCCGGCATCGGCAAGTCACGTTTGATCCGCCAGTTCCGCAGTTCGCTCGGTGCGTCTCCGCGTGATGTTCTGTCGCTGCAATGTTCACCGTTCCACATCAACACGCCGCTTGCTCCGGAAATCGAGCGCCTCATGCGCGCGACCGGCATCCACGAGACCGACAACGCGGAACTCGCGCTGGCAAAACTGCAATCGCTGTTGGCGAGCACCGTCACTGATCTCAAGCAGGCGCTTCGTTACTACGGGGCGGTGCTATCGATCCCCGCATGCGCGGGATACGAGCCCGCGGATTTCGGATCTCCCCTGGAGCGCGAGCGTGCGTTTCAGGTGTTCGTCGACGCTCTTGTCGCCGCCTCGCGTAAGCAGCCGATCCTCGGGATCGTCGAGGACGTTCAGTGGATGGACCCGACCACCATCGAACTGCTGCTACGCGTGATGGCTCGCTGTCCTGGCGAGCGGATCATGGTCCTTATCACGCATCGCGATGATTACAAGGCCGACTGGTTGTCAAGCACGGCAATTAGACGGGTCCCCCTCCGGAAGCTGGCAGCGCATGAATGCGAGCAGATGGTCGCAGCCGTCGCCGGCAGCGATTTCGTGCCGCGCCAGATTACCAGCCAGATCGTGGAAAGGACTGACGGCGTGCCACTCTTTGTCGAGGAGTTCACGCGGGCCGTCGTCGATGCCGGTGCGGTCCCGCCGGCCGCCGAAAGCCCTGTGCCGAAGTTGCCGGAACCCCTGGTGCCGTCAAGTATTCACGATTCCCTGATGGAGCGCCTTGATCGTCTCGGTCCTGCCAAGCGCGTCGCCCAGATCGCCTCCGTTTTCGGAAGGCGTTTCGACTATGAAGGCATTTTCAACGTGTTTCCGGATAAGAGCCAGACGCTGCCACAGGCGTTGCGAGCTCTCGAGAGAGCGGGGATCGTGTATCGCAGCAAGGAACCTCAAGGCGAGGTCTTCACGTTCAAACATGCGATGATACAGGAAGTCGCCTACTCCTCGTTGCTCATGGAGGAAAGGCGTGAACTCCATGCGCGCGTGGCCTCGTGGCTGCTCCAGGAAGCCTCCATTGAAGAAAGCGGCCAGCCGGCGGTATTAGGCTATCATTATGCGCGCGCAGGCAACATTCCGGAGGCGATCGAGGCCTGGCTCCAGGCTGGCAAATCCGCGCTGCGCAGATCTGCCACCAAGGAAGCCGTGGCTCACCTTCGCGAAGGCCTCTCGCTGATATCCAAGATGCCGGCGTCGCCACGGCGCTTCGAGGCTGAAATCGGACTGCAATCCAATCTGGCGATGGCGTACACGGCCAACGCCGGATGGTCCGACCCGAACGTCTATGGCCCCTACAGTCGTGCACTCGAGCTTTGCGCGAGCCATGGCACCATTCGCGAGAAGGCGACGGTGCTGTGGGGAAGTACCATAGCCAAGCTGGTCAACTGCGAGCTCGCCAAGGGCCTCGAACACGCGGAAAATTTCGTCCGGCGGGCAGAAGAGTGGCGCAACGACGAGGCCGCCCTCATGGCCTACACCGCCGCCGTGATCGCCAATTTCTTCCTCGGTCGTTTGCGGCAGGCGAGTGAGCTCGCGGCTCTGGTCAGCGCTCGCTACAATCCGCGCGAGCACGGCAAGCTGGTCCAGATCTATCAGCATGATCCATTAATTGTATCGCTCGTCTATTCCGGACACATTGAATGGCTGTTGGGCCGGCCCGGCCGGGCCAGAGAGTGCTGCGTGACGGCGCGGCAGCTTGCGAATGAGATCGGACATCCGTTCATGGTGGCTTTTGCCTCCATTCTCGGCGTCGCCGATCACTGGTACGAGGGTGACCTTGCGGAGAACCTTGCCAGCGTGAAGCGTGGTCTGAAGGTCGCTGACGAGTATGGCTATCCGATGTACCGGGTCATCGGTCCATTGTGGGCAACCGCAGCGTTGGCGGCACGAGGCCCCGCGCCGGACGTGCTCGAGCAGCTATGCGGCCTGCTTGATAAGCTGCCCGCCGAGAACCGGTGCATCCAGATGCCGCTCTATCGAATTCTGCTTGCCACGGAATTCGGACGGATCGGGCAGATGGGCAGGGCTCGAAACTTCGCTGCCTCGGCTGAGGCCCTGGTGAAGCAAACCGGCGAGCGCTGGGCTGCTCCCGAGATTTACCGGATCCACGGCTCGCTGCTGTGTCGCGATCCATCGCGGGACGACCGGGCCGCCATGCGCTTGTTCAAGCGCTCGCTTGCCTCTGCCAGGAAGCTCGGGGCGGTCGGTTGGGAATTGCGCACGGCGATCAGCATCGCGCGCCTGGTCAGCGCAGGCGAGAGCGCATCCGGACGCACCGAGGCACGAGACCTGCTAATATCGACCCGGGCGAAATTCGCATCCGCGGAAACTTCCCGCGATCTGCGCGAGGCTGACGATCTGGTGAGAGTGTTGAACTAG
- a CDS encoding DUF6624 domain-containing protein, which produces MAQIGWPTERLVGERAAEAAWLIAQHAIALPQFQRSCLEFLAMAAREHLVPAWQPAMLDDRIRVFEGRPQLYGTQLEPDEHGNMRPHAIKDAEGVDERRRAVGLEPLAQVLARAKPQPVPADRERFEHDYEEWLIAVGWRARPESSSKQPA; this is translated from the coding sequence ATGGCCCAGATCGGATGGCCGACGGAGCGCCTCGTCGGCGAACGAGCCGCGGAGGCAGCCTGGCTGATCGCTCAGCATGCCATCGCGCTCCCGCAATTCCAGCGCTCGTGCCTTGAGTTCCTTGCTATGGCCGCGCGCGAGCACCTGGTCCCGGCCTGGCAGCCGGCCATGCTAGACGACAGGATCCGTGTATTCGAAGGTAGGCCGCAGCTCTACGGCACACAGCTCGAGCCCGATGAGCACGGCAACATGCGGCCACACGCGATCAAGGATGCAGAGGGAGTGGACGAACGACGCCGCGCGGTTGGTCTCGAACCTCTCGCCCAAGTACTTGCGCGCGCAAAACCGCAGCCAGTGCCGGCCGACCGTGAACGGTTCGAGCACGACTATGAGGAGTGGCTCATTGCGGTCGGTTGGCGCGCACGTCCGGAATCGTCGAGTAAGCAACCAGCATGA
- a CDS encoding septal ring lytic transglycosylase RlpA family protein, which yields MRTLCRLAAIAAVPAWMCTYANSAAAQDFNERWSIIPKAHAEPAPEPPEQTNQSPQKQPRIEQEPTRKSGDPSAPQSLNRVFSGKASYYSYSKRKTASGAAFDRNSFTAAHRNLPFGTLVRVTDLKSSKSVVVRITDRGPWVPSRVIDLSLGAARSLGITDRGIAQVRGVVL from the coding sequence ATGCGTACTCTTTGCAGACTAGCCGCGATTGCAGCCGTACCAGCGTGGATGTGCACTTATGCAAACTCTGCCGCTGCACAAGACTTCAATGAAAGGTGGTCTATCATTCCAAAGGCACATGCCGAGCCCGCTCCTGAGCCGCCGGAGCAGACCAACCAGAGTCCACAGAAACAACCTCGTATCGAACAGGAGCCGACGCGCAAATCGGGAGATCCTTCAGCTCCTCAATCTCTCAATCGAGTGTTTTCCGGGAAAGCTTCCTACTACTCTTATTCGAAACGGAAAACAGCGAGCGGCGCCGCGTTCGATAGGAATTCGTTTACTGCTGCTCATCGCAACCTGCCATTCGGCACGCTCGTTCGCGTCACGGACCTTAAGAGCAGCAAATCGGTGGTCGTCCGCATCACCGATCGCGGACCATGGGTCCCCAGTCGTGTCATCGACCTCTCACTTGGCGCAGCTCGCAGCTTGGGAATCACCGATCGTGGCATCGCCCAAGTTCGCGGTGTGGTGCTTTAG
- a CDS encoding NF038122 family metalloprotease, with protein sequence MIINLDYDSSVNAAPAQFKIALDAAVSYLDSLITSSIAVTFQIGWGENEGVALGSIIANGAPRGGMGYSYNDLVNALRSHATTSVDNLAYSYLPTIDPTNGGQFYVGGAQEKALGLLAANSTEIDGTIGFGATQNWDFDPTNGIGSGQIDFNGVALHELTHALGRIAGLQYALGWYESLDLFRYQAAGQLQLVDHQPAYFSIDGGLTDLKNFDTAQDSADWSDDGIPDSFGYGYSGEVLPISDTDLKVLDVLGYTLSLGLNNPPVAHSDTNGVAKGATISISAAKGVLANDTDPDSNDHLAVLAVSGKASAVGHAIKGEYGSLALNIDGSYTYVADHHAHDHHSQDDHYHGFEQQQGIAQDVFTYTVSDGHGGTSSATLTIVVFDRGTTYLSGTNTTLTAGKGHYVLDGSAGGDTLIAGKSGSVLIGGPDDTLIAGKGEDTFLFRPDFGTDTIKNFNTHQDTLQFDDGIFHGLRDILAHTADSPSGAVISDGHGDSVTLFGVTSAQLHHDDFHLVA encoded by the coding sequence ATGATAATCAATCTTGATTACGACAGTAGCGTCAACGCCGCACCAGCGCAGTTCAAAATCGCTCTGGATGCTGCTGTAAGTTACCTCGACAGTCTCATCACAAGTTCGATCGCAGTCACATTTCAGATCGGTTGGGGCGAAAATGAGGGAGTGGCGCTTGGCTCCATCATTGCAAACGGAGCTCCGCGCGGAGGGATGGGATATTCGTATAATGACCTTGTGAATGCGCTGAGATCGCACGCGACAACGTCGGTTGACAATTTAGCCTACAGCTACCTTCCAACTATCGACCCGACCAATGGCGGGCAATTTTATGTTGGAGGAGCGCAGGAAAAGGCGCTCGGATTATTAGCGGCAAACAGCACCGAAATAGACGGAACAATAGGTTTTGGTGCCACGCAGAACTGGGATTTTGATCCAACCAATGGCATCGGTTCAGGCCAGATTGATTTCAATGGGGTAGCGCTTCACGAACTTACGCATGCGCTTGGTCGTATCGCCGGGCTTCAATATGCTCTAGGTTGGTACGAGTCGTTGGATCTTTTTCGGTACCAAGCTGCGGGCCAACTCCAACTCGTCGACCATCAACCGGCATACTTTTCGATCGATGGCGGCCTTACCGATCTGAAGAACTTCGATACTGCGCAAGATTCGGCTGACTGGTCGGATGACGGCATTCCGGATTCCTTTGGATACGGTTATTCGGGCGAAGTATTGCCGATAAGCGACACTGATCTGAAGGTACTGGATGTCTTGGGCTACACCCTCAGTCTCGGACTCAATAATCCACCAGTGGCACATTCTGATACAAATGGCGTCGCCAAAGGTGCAACGATTTCTATCTCAGCGGCAAAGGGAGTACTGGCCAACGATACCGACCCCGATTCAAACGATCACTTGGCCGTGTTAGCGGTCTCCGGCAAGGCGTCTGCCGTGGGCCATGCGATCAAAGGCGAATACGGCTCACTTGCCCTCAACATTGACGGTAGTTACACCTATGTAGCGGACCATCATGCCCATGATCATCATTCCCAGGACGATCATTATCACGGCTTTGAGCAACAGCAGGGCATAGCGCAAGATGTGTTCACTTATACGGTCTCAGATGGCCATGGTGGTACGTCAAGTGCTACGCTTACCATCGTGGTCTTTGATCGAGGCACGACGTACCTCTCCGGCACCAACACGACGCTGACAGCAGGGAAAGGCCATTACGTTCTAGATGGTTCAGCCGGTGGTGACACGCTCATCGCAGGGAAGAGCGGCAGCGTTCTAATTGGCGGCCCTGACGATACGCTCATTGCGGGAAAGGGGGAAGACACCTTCTTGTTTCGCCCGGATTTCGGGACCGACACGATCAAGAATTTCAATACCCATCAGGACACGTTGCAGTTCGATGACGGCATATTCCACGGGCTGCGGGACATTCTGGCTCACACTGCTGACAGCCCTAGTGGAGCTGTTATATCGGATGGGCATGGCGACAGTGTCACGCTCTTTGGTGTCACGTCGGCACAATTACATCACGATGACTTCCATCTAGTCGCCTAA
- a CDS encoding heme-binding protein, with product MRTQGKTLVASILAAVIFTATASAQQAPSPPPITPYGAPLGLEAAKKVMAAAEAEAVKNNWAMAIVVLDSTGHMVMLHKLDNTQYGSLMAAEDKAQSAINYRRPSKVFEDLVAQGGIGLRSLALRGASPLEGGIPINVDGKIVGAIGVSGGTSVQDGQVAKAGADAAK from the coding sequence ATGAGGACGCAGGGCAAGACGCTAGTGGCCTCCATCCTGGCTGCCGTGATATTCACGGCAACAGCCAGCGCTCAACAGGCGCCATCCCCACCTCCGATAACGCCTTATGGAGCGCCACTTGGGCTTGAGGCGGCCAAGAAAGTGATGGCTGCCGCGGAAGCGGAGGCCGTAAAGAACAACTGGGCAATGGCCATCGTCGTCCTCGACAGCACGGGCCACATGGTGATGTTGCACAAGCTCGACAATACCCAATACGGCTCTCTCATGGCTGCCGAGGACAAGGCACAGAGCGCGATTAACTACAGGCGCCCCAGCAAGGTGTTCGAGGATCTCGTGGCTCAGGGCGGCATCGGTTTGCGTTCCTTGGCACTCCGTGGGGCATCCCCGCTAGAAGGCGGCATTCCCATTAATGTGGATGGCAAGATTGTCGGGGCGATCGGCGTCTCTGGCGGGACGTCAGTTCAGGATGGCCAAGTTGCAAAGGCGGGTGCCGACGCAGCGAAGTGA
- a CDS encoding serine hydrolase domain-containing protein, whose product MFRWKILATTALASMLVTATAVLPVSARELQPLATATPEQVGMSVERLGRITTMLKKEIADGKLTGAVVMVARKGKIVYSDAIGFQDKGSEAPMKLDSIFRIYSMTKPLVSVAAMMLVEDGAIQLTDPISKFLPAFKDMQVSVAGTGTDGKATYTNVPAAKPITVQDLLRHSAGIAYAEITKNEPVKSAYVEAKFSQPGVHEYDSRDMTPADQVARMAKIPLIQQPGTMWEYSMAVDILGRVIEAASGKRLAVFLDERLFTPLKMVDSGFWVPSSKISRLAQPLPVDMASGMKTSVLDVSAEPKNDSGGAGAVSTATDYLRFGQMLLNGGELDGVRILSRSTIKLMTSDHLGTRVAAPIQPGELLLGTPGYTFGLGFAVRQGDGVAGVPGSAGEFMWAGYAGTFFWVDPQEEIVGVYMTQAPSPIRAYYRKMFKALVYQALVD is encoded by the coding sequence ATGTTTAGATGGAAAATACTGGCAACGACGGCGCTGGCCTCGATGCTGGTCACTGCAACAGCGGTACTGCCGGTCTCGGCGCGCGAGCTCCAGCCTCTCGCTACGGCAACGCCTGAACAGGTCGGCATGTCGGTGGAGCGCCTTGGGCGCATCACCACCATGCTCAAAAAGGAGATTGCCGACGGCAAGCTGACGGGTGCGGTGGTCATGGTCGCCCGCAAGGGGAAGATAGTCTATTCGGACGCCATCGGCTTCCAAGACAAGGGTTCGGAAGCGCCGATGAAGCTCGATTCGATCTTCCGCATCTATTCAATGACCAAGCCGCTTGTCTCGGTAGCTGCTATGATGCTGGTCGAAGATGGCGCTATTCAGCTCACAGATCCCATCTCCAAATTCCTGCCGGCCTTCAAAGACATGCAAGTGAGCGTGGCGGGCACAGGCACCGACGGCAAGGCCACCTATACGAATGTTCCGGCGGCCAAGCCGATCACCGTGCAGGATCTTCTGCGGCATAGTGCAGGTATCGCCTATGCCGAGATCACCAAGAACGAACCGGTGAAGTCAGCCTACGTCGAGGCCAAGTTCTCCCAGCCGGGCGTGCATGAGTACGACTCTCGGGATATGACGCCGGCCGATCAAGTCGCGCGCATGGCAAAAATACCCCTCATTCAGCAGCCGGGCACGATGTGGGAGTACAGCATGGCCGTCGATATTCTCGGCCGCGTGATTGAGGCAGCGTCGGGTAAGCGGCTTGCCGTGTTCTTGGACGAACGACTGTTTACGCCGCTCAAAATGGTGGATTCGGGCTTCTGGGTGCCGTCGTCGAAGATCTCGCGCCTCGCGCAGCCGCTGCCGGTCGACATGGCGTCAGGCATGAAGACGAGCGTCCTCGATGTGTCGGCAGAACCGAAGAATGATTCCGGCGGCGCCGGCGCAGTTTCGACCGCCACGGACTATTTGCGATTCGGCCAGATGCTCCTGAATGGCGGCGAGCTGGACGGCGTACGCATCTTGAGCCGCTCGACCATAAAGCTGATGACGTCAGACCATCTCGGCACGCGCGTCGCGGCGCCGATCCAGCCGGGTGAGCTCCTGCTGGGAACTCCCGGTTATACGTTCGGCCTAGGCTTTGCAGTGCGTCAGGGCGACGGCGTAGCTGGTGTGCCCGGCTCGGCGGGCGAGTTCATGTGGGCAGGTTACGCCGGGACCTTTTTCTGGGTCGATCCCCAGGAAGAGATCGTCGGTGTCTACATGACACAGGCCCCGAGCCCAATACGCGCCTACTACCGCAAGATGTTCAAGGCGCTCGTCTATCAGGCGCTCGTGGACTGA
- the soxC gene encoding sulfite dehydrogenase, with amino-acid sequence MGHRKSKGVTIDADVVAGNGLLDRRVFLGGAAMAAATGGITFPDTAAGDPLPVESWMKTPGAPFVPYGQPSEYENKVVRTFTTAPGTTGTGASRTPHHLLDGMITPNGLHFERHHSGIPDINPDAHRLVIHGLVKRSLVFTLDELTRYPMESRIAFIECGGNGQLLYQKEPAQVGVQQMQGQVSCAEWTGVKLAALLQEAGVDPKAKWILAEGADAAGMSRSLPLAEIMQDALIALYQNGERVRPANGYPIRLLLPGFEGNMNVKWLRRIKLTEGPTMTKDETSKYTITMPDGKSLQFVFPQEGKSVITRPSPGLTMKEPGVYEITGLAWSGYGKIAKVEISADGGKSWAPAALQEPVLSKALTRFRMAWRWSGGPAVLQSRATDDIGYVQPTREKMIADRGSRTIYHSNAVTTWGVSENGEVKHVYA; translated from the coding sequence ATGGGACATCGCAAATCCAAGGGCGTGACGATTGACGCCGACGTGGTCGCCGGAAACGGATTGCTTGATCGACGCGTTTTCCTGGGCGGCGCCGCCATGGCGGCAGCAACCGGAGGCATTACGTTCCCGGACACGGCAGCGGGCGATCCGTTGCCGGTTGAATCTTGGATGAAGACGCCGGGCGCGCCATTCGTCCCCTATGGGCAACCGTCTGAATACGAAAATAAGGTCGTGCGAACCTTCACGACGGCCCCGGGCACCACCGGCACCGGCGCGTCGCGAACACCTCATCATCTGCTCGATGGGATGATCACGCCGAACGGCTTGCATTTCGAACGCCACCACAGCGGAATTCCCGACATCAACCCCGATGCCCACAGATTGGTCATCCACGGCCTGGTCAAGCGCTCACTCGTCTTCACGCTCGATGAGCTCACGCGTTATCCAATGGAGTCACGGATCGCCTTCATCGAATGCGGCGGCAACGGCCAACTGCTTTATCAGAAGGAGCCCGCGCAAGTCGGAGTCCAGCAGATGCAGGGTCAAGTCTCTTGCGCCGAGTGGACGGGTGTCAAGCTGGCGGCCCTGCTGCAGGAAGCTGGCGTAGACCCGAAAGCGAAGTGGATTCTGGCGGAAGGTGCCGATGCCGCCGGCATGAGCCGCAGCCTGCCGCTCGCAGAGATCATGCAGGATGCATTGATTGCCTTATACCAGAACGGCGAGCGCGTGCGGCCGGCGAATGGCTATCCCATCCGGCTGCTGCTCCCGGGATTCGAAGGCAACATGAACGTGAAATGGCTTCGGCGCATCAAGCTGACCGAAGGCCCAACAATGACCAAGGACGAGACGTCGAAATACACGATCACGATGCCTGACGGCAAATCGCTACAATTCGTTTTTCCGCAGGAAGGCAAGTCGGTGATCACGCGTCCGTCGCCGGGACTCACGATGAAGGAACCGGGCGTCTACGAGATTACAGGGCTCGCCTGGTCGGGCTACGGCAAGATCGCCAAGGTCGAAATTTCGGCCGATGGCGGCAAGAGTTGGGCTCCCGCAGCTCTGCAGGAGCCGGTGCTGTCGAAAGCGTTGACGCGTTTCCGCATGGCGTGGCGCTGGAGCGGCGGCCCCGCTGTCCTGCAAAGCCGCGCGACCGACGACATAGGCTACGTCCAGCCGACGCGCGAGAAAATGATCGCTGATCGTGGGAGCAGGACGATCTACCACTCCAATGCGGTCACGACGTGGGGCGTGTCCGAGAACGGAGAGGTGAAGCATGTCTACGCATAA
- a CDS encoding cytochrome c, whose translation MSTHNSALAAACALGLLSSAALADSPNLGKVITPEQVAPWDISISPDGAGLPPGSGTPKQGEAVYASKCLACHGDKGAGKPNDALVGGIGSLVGDKPAIKTVGSFWPYATTIFDYVRRAMPYNESKTLTNEELYAVAAYILQLNGIIGENETMNAQTLPRVRMPNRDGFVTFVPAKPK comes from the coding sequence ATGTCTACGCATAACTCTGCCCTGGCTGCCGCTTGCGCACTTGGCTTACTTTCATCTGCGGCGCTGGCCGACAGCCCGAACCTCGGCAAGGTCATAACTCCCGAGCAAGTCGCCCCGTGGGACATCAGCATAAGTCCTGACGGCGCCGGTCTGCCGCCCGGCAGCGGGACACCAAAGCAGGGTGAGGCCGTGTACGCGTCGAAATGCCTCGCCTGTCACGGCGATAAGGGAGCGGGCAAACCGAACGATGCACTGGTGGGAGGGATCGGGTCGCTTGTCGGAGACAAACCTGCCATAAAGACGGTCGGAAGCTTCTGGCCCTATGCCACAACAATTTTCGATTACGTTCGGCGAGCAATGCCCTACAACGAATCGAAAACGCTGACCAATGAGGAACTCTACGCAGTGGCCGCCTATATCCTGCAGCTCAACGGCATCATCGGAGAGAACGAGACGATGAATGCCCAGACGCTGCCGAGGGTACGTATGCCGAATCGGGATGGCTTTGTGACGTTCGTCCCGGCAAAGCCGAAGTAG